The following coding sequences are from one Candidatus Nanopelagicus hibericus window:
- a CDS encoding enoyl-CoA hydratase/isomerase family protein, whose product MSTQLTGSVDLEIHGNVAHLILNRPEKINAMTVKMDEEMNSYIYQLNNNLDIRAVVLYGKGEKGFCAGSDLTDLGDYGSNWEYRNRFDRNLDYARAIWLIKKPVVAALHGWVVGGGLEMACASDVRVGSPDTKFQAGEIRWGWHGGSGQTQLLVHTVGPGNANLLLLHGEKVEAEAALRMGLIQEIVAKEQVFDRAIEIAQSIADKAPIAAQMTKHMVRMAQSIPLEVGLLYENDSFSYCMTTEDAAEGQRAFAEKRKPNFKGR is encoded by the coding sequence ATGAGTACCCAATTAACTGGCTCAGTTGATTTAGAGATTCATGGAAATGTTGCCCACTTAATCTTAAACCGACCCGAAAAAATCAATGCCATGACTGTAAAAATGGATGAAGAAATGAACTCCTATATTTATCAATTAAACAATAATTTAGATATTAGAGCAGTTGTCTTGTACGGTAAAGGTGAGAAAGGATTTTGCGCAGGTAGCGACTTAACAGATTTAGGTGACTATGGCAGTAATTGGGAGTATCGAAATCGATTTGATCGTAATTTAGATTATGCGCGAGCTATTTGGTTGATTAAAAAACCAGTGGTTGCGGCATTACATGGTTGGGTAGTTGGTGGCGGCTTGGAGATGGCTTGTGCCTCTGATGTAAGAGTCGGCTCACCAGACACAAAGTTTCAGGCCGGTGAAATTAGGTGGGGCTGGCATGGCGGCTCTGGGCAAACGCAATTATTGGTGCATACCGTGGGACCGGGAAATGCAAATTTACTTTTGCTGCATGGTGAAAAAGTAGAGGCAGAAGCTGCTCTTCGAATGGGATTGATTCAAGAAATTGTTGCTAAAGAGCAGGTATTTGACCGAGCAATTGAAATTGCACAATCCATTGCTGACAAAGCACCTATTGCAGCTCAAATGACAAAGCATATGGTGCGAATGGCGCAAAGTATTCCATTAGAGGTTGGCTTGCTTTACGAGAACGATTCCTTTTCATACTGCATGACCACCGAGGACGCCGCTGAAGGTCAACGAGCGTTCGCTGAAAAGCGTAAACCAAATTTTAAAGGTCGCTAA
- a CDS encoding glycoside hydrolase family 88 protein: MSDVVVATSKVERLQLLEKVGASLLKMPYQSWNFGDSTGFEGILVVGKLLKDPKYFSFAEGWFKAWASRPEPFRRLDCTAPGVAMIEVAQEKDCKEIFNALELLANYLTSRSKDRGIFDTWQSLCLIPPYGGEELPKFEADLLANPPGGTCIDCLHFDPPFFTGLGKAIGNPKYIEIGVEQAIGYIDALQLPSGIFDHFFLNGVPGTWGQGWGRGQGWALLGMMDVLHQIPKSNNNYNKIKQAAEKLIYAMIKLQRPDGRWWCVVDSERSGEEGSTAGFMAAGFARAIKLGIVEESVVKPAMIKALNGVIADANNAGELQNVTAAVMASTRKSHYEFTPRGFSVPWGQGPLALAIYDTFELV; encoded by the coding sequence ATGAGTGATGTTGTTGTTGCCACCAGTAAGGTAGAAAGATTACAGTTACTGGAAAAAGTTGGCGCAAGTTTGTTAAAAATGCCCTACCAGTCTTGGAATTTTGGTGACTCAACCGGGTTTGAAGGAATTTTAGTAGTTGGTAAATTACTTAAGGATCCAAAGTATTTTTCTTTTGCAGAAGGATGGTTTAAGGCATGGGCTAGTAGGCCAGAGCCATTCCGTAGGCTTGATTGCACCGCCCCTGGCGTAGCGATGATCGAAGTTGCGCAGGAAAAAGACTGCAAGGAGATTTTCAACGCATTAGAACTATTAGCAAATTATTTAACATCTCGAAGCAAAGATCGTGGAATTTTTGATACCTGGCAATCGCTATGTTTAATTCCACCTTATGGCGGAGAGGAGTTGCCGAAATTTGAAGCGGATCTTTTAGCTAATCCTCCTGGTGGCACCTGTATTGACTGCCTGCATTTTGATCCACCATTTTTTACTGGGCTTGGCAAAGCCATAGGTAATCCTAAGTACATTGAAATTGGAGTGGAGCAAGCAATCGGTTATATCGATGCATTGCAATTACCTAGCGGAATTTTTGATCACTTCTTTTTAAATGGCGTTCCGGGAACTTGGGGACAGGGTTGGGGTCGCGGACAAGGCTGGGCATTACTTGGAATGATGGACGTGTTACACCAAATTCCTAAATCCAATAATAATTACAATAAAATTAAGCAGGCTGCTGAAAAATTAATTTATGCCATGATCAAGTTGCAGCGCCCAGATGGTCGTTGGTGGTGTGTAGTTGATAGTGAACGATCTGGTGAAGAGGGATCAACTGCTGGATTTATGGCCGCAGGATTTGCTCGCGCAATTAAATTGGGAATTGTTGAAGAATCTGTGGTGAAGCCTGCCATGATTAAAGCCTTAAATGGTGTCATAGCCGATGCAAATAATGCAGGCGAATTACAAAATGTGACTGCTGCGGTTATGGCATCAACTCGAAAGTCTCATTATGAATTCACTCCTCGTGGCTTTTCAGTACCGTGGGGTCAAGGCCCACTGGCACTTGCTATTTATGACACATTTGAGTTGGTGTAG
- a CDS encoding FadR/GntR family transcriptional regulator has protein sequence MKTKMARNLPTQIVNELGSKIVHGEIQPGTILTSDMLEAKYLVSRTVIREALRVLHDKGLTKARTKTGTIVLERTEWNLLDLDVLNWLQASGLSSELITDLEELRSTYEPGVVRIAAKRRGTKDITHLKVALKKMTDAFYEQGSTSPLIGEADMEFHEALQTATQNDLVKKMGRLLLPLLKIRGDLVGHAVAEADFLVQHQAILDAVIDEDPDAAEAAMKVLLETAARASSTVRKRKL, from the coding sequence ATGAAAACAAAAATGGCTCGAAATTTGCCAACCCAAATTGTCAATGAGCTAGGTAGTAAAATTGTTCATGGTGAGATTCAACCAGGAACAATACTTACTTCAGATATGCTCGAAGCAAAATATTTAGTAAGTAGAACTGTGATCCGAGAAGCGTTGCGGGTGCTACATGATAAGGGACTCACGAAAGCAAGAACTAAAACTGGAACTATTGTTCTAGAACGGACTGAATGGAATTTACTTGATTTGGATGTCTTAAATTGGCTCCAAGCTTCAGGCCTAAGCTCTGAGTTAATAACTGATTTAGAGGAACTCAGATCTACTTATGAACCAGGAGTGGTCAGAATTGCTGCCAAACGTCGGGGCACCAAAGATATTACACATCTTAAGGTCGCACTCAAGAAAATGACTGATGCTTTTTATGAGCAAGGTTCAACCTCACCATTAATTGGTGAAGCAGATATGGAATTTCATGAAGCCCTTCAAACCGCAACTCAAAATGATCTAGTAAAGAAAATGGGTAGATTACTGCTGCCCTTGTTGAAAATCCGAGGCGATTTGGTCGGACATGCGGTAGCCGAGGCTGATTTTTTGGTTCAACATCAAGCTATTTTAGATGCAGTAATTGATGAAGATCCTGATGCAGCGGAAGCCGCGATGAAAGTGCTTCTTGAAACCGCTGCACGTGCATCCTCCACGGTAAGAAAGAGAAAATTGTGA
- a CDS encoding enoyl-CoA hydratase/isomerase family protein, whose product MISLPNFPDELLFTENDGVASITLNRENKLNTMTPDMGRALLDLVPYINANNEIRVVILTGSGEKSFSAGSDVKVLDQYGSNWQLRNRVDYARGIWAIKKPVIAKIRGYCIGGGLEMALMSDIRYAADTAQFGAGEIKLGWHGGAGNTQLLPRILSTGKALEMLLTGDLISASEAKEYGLVEKVLPSAQLDLSVENLARRIADNAPIAAQLAKHLVRVSQSTAVDIGLQYENDTFAYCFTTQDSTEGRKAFVEKRKPVFRGQ is encoded by the coding sequence GTGATCAGCCTTCCTAATTTTCCCGATGAATTGTTATTTACAGAAAATGATGGCGTTGCCTCAATTACTTTAAACCGAGAAAACAAATTGAACACCATGACGCCAGATATGGGTAGAGCACTGCTCGATTTAGTGCCATATATAAATGCAAATAATGAAATCAGAGTTGTCATTTTAACTGGTAGCGGTGAAAAATCTTTCTCTGCAGGGAGCGACGTAAAAGTCTTGGATCAGTATGGCTCTAACTGGCAGTTACGCAATCGAGTTGATTATGCAAGAGGAATATGGGCAATTAAAAAACCAGTTATTGCTAAAATTCGCGGTTACTGTATTGGTGGGGGATTAGAGATGGCACTAATGAGTGATATTCGCTACGCCGCCGATACTGCTCAGTTTGGAGCGGGTGAAATCAAATTAGGCTGGCATGGAGGCGCGGGAAATACCCAATTGTTACCAAGGATTTTGTCTACTGGGAAAGCGTTGGAGATGTTGCTTACGGGTGATCTCATTTCAGCATCAGAAGCTAAAGAGTATGGTTTAGTTGAAAAAGTCTTACCTAGTGCACAGCTAGATCTTTCGGTAGAGAATTTAGCCAGAAGAATTGCAGATAACGCACCTATTGCAGCTCAATTGGCCAAGCACCTGGTGCGAGTCTCTCAATCAACTGCAGTGGATATTGGCTTGCAGTATGAAAATGATACGTTTGCTTACTGTTTTACAACGCAGGATAGTACCGAGGGCAGAAAAGCATTTGTAGAAAAGCGTAAGCCAGTCTTTAGGGGTCAATAA
- a CDS encoding MBL fold metallo-hydrolase has translation MQISTGLHRIECPIGPRYVAIYAIVGKKHTLLIDTGFDESIRTTVASYFKENKLSLDSVRYVINTHSDYDHTGGNKAVRELMPNALICAGERDRAMIESLNSMFYDRYNEFEKDHGFAESMEAKDFMMSVAFESNVDIGFAGNERIDLGGRYVEILHTPGHSWGHISVLDESSKAVIIGDAVLGNSVLLADGQPAFPPTYRFVEAYRSTIRLLKGYNPSEILTSHYPRYSGQAAIDFLDLSLNYTDLIEQICLETIAKSAKPITMMELIELTHLRMGPWDNPAYKYLAYPVLGHLEVLESYKKIKSSKNGNGLTQYQLIK, from the coding sequence ATGCAAATAAGCACAGGGTTACATCGGATTGAGTGCCCCATTGGACCTAGGTATGTTGCAATTTATGCAATTGTTGGAAAGAAGCACACATTATTGATTGATACAGGCTTTGATGAATCAATACGAACCACAGTTGCCTCCTATTTCAAAGAGAATAAATTATCGCTTGATTCTGTGCGGTATGTGATTAATACTCACTCGGATTACGATCATACTGGCGGCAATAAGGCAGTGCGGGAATTAATGCCAAATGCTTTAATTTGTGCGGGCGAGCGAGATCGAGCCATGATTGAGAGCTTAAATAGTATGTTTTACGATCGCTATAACGAATTTGAAAAAGACCATGGCTTTGCAGAATCTATGGAAGCTAAAGATTTTATGATGAGTGTTGCTTTTGAGAGTAATGTAGATATTGGTTTTGCTGGAAATGAGAGAATTGATCTTGGTGGTAGGTATGTAGAGATTCTCCATACACCAGGGCATTCCTGGGGACACATATCTGTACTTGATGAGAGTAGTAAAGCAGTGATAATTGGTGATGCGGTTTTGGGGAATAGTGTTTTATTAGCTGATGGTCAGCCGGCTTTTCCGCCTACTTACAGGTTTGTCGAGGCGTATCGATCCACGATTAGATTACTGAAAGGATATAACCCAAGTGAGATATTGACTTCGCACTATCCTCGATATTCCGGACAGGCAGCCATTGATTTCTTAGATTTGTCGTTGAATTACACCGACTTAATTGAACAAATTTGTTTAGAGACTATAGCGAAATCTGCAAAACCAATTACCATGATGGAGCTAATTGAGTTAACTCATCTACGGATGGGGCCGTGGGATAACCCAGCCTATAAATATTTGGCGTATCCGGTATTAGGCCACCTAGAAGTGCTTGAATCTTACAAAAAAATCAAAAGTTCTAAGAATGGGAATGGGCTTACTCAATATCAACTAATAAAATAG